The Pseudomonas parafulva genome includes a window with the following:
- a CDS encoding DUF1289 domain-containing protein: protein MAKEIESPCVSSCKLKHEVCTGCGRSKEEIKGWRNMKRSEKKATVERAAARLKKIKKKGKG, encoded by the coding sequence ATGGCCAAAGAGATTGAAAGCCCTTGCGTGTCGAGCTGCAAGCTCAAGCATGAAGTGTGCACGGGCTGCGGGCGCAGCAAGGAGGAGATTAAAGGCTGGCGAAACATGAAGCGCTCTGAGAAGAAGGCGACGGTCGAGAGAGCAGCTGCTCGCTTGAAGAAGATCAAGAAGAAAGGGAAGGGTTGA